In Podospora pseudopauciseta strain CBS 411.78 chromosome 3, whole genome shotgun sequence, one genomic interval encodes:
- a CDS encoding hypothetical protein (COG:O; EggNog:ENOG50KOG0800), with protein sequence MSRMSGLAVQNSVNALPQEEALPREEEPEEVSLEGLSLGEIPSDWNGPEEDIFDQIDKEDDSTQGDDSTQEDDSNQEVELTLDEIHPHKQYNPPSDTDNCRVRGDECAICLDGMKNIVILTECWHPFHYDCLVSWLKKKYNCPTCLRRVDLRKVELYWVEGRDQWETLPSQGLESVHDELVGLHT encoded by the exons ATGTCAAGAATGAGTGGATTAGCAGTTCAGAACAGCGTCAACGCACTCCCTCAAGAAGAGGCGCTTCCTCGCGAGGAGGAGCCCGAGGAGGTCTCTCTTGAGGGTCTCTCTCTGGGGGAAATCCCTTCTGATTGGAACGGCCCTGAAGAAGACATTTTCGACCAAATCGACAAAGAAGATGATTCTACCCAGGGAGACGACTCTACCCAAGAAGACGACTCTAACCAAGAAGTCGAGCTCACCCTAGACGAGATCCACCCCCACAAACAATACAATCCCCCGTCGGACACAGACAACTGCAGGGTGAGGGGAGACGAGTGTGCCATCTGTCTTGATGGAATGAAGAATATCGTCATACTGACTGAGTGCTGGCATCCATTTCACT ATGATTGCCTCGTGAGCTGGCTAAAGAAGAAATACAACTGTCCAACATGTTTGAGGAGAGTGGACCTGAGGAAGGTGGAGTTGTATTGGGTTGAAGGAAGGGATCAATGGGAGACTTTGCCGAGCCAGGGGCTGGAGAGTGTTCATGATGAGTTGGTGGGATTGCATACCTAG
- a CDS encoding hypothetical protein (COG:S; EggNog:ENOG503P1ID), which produces MPRPAANFFDPSWFAGRIVTIYLGPDLQARNVHEKLLTQNSPFFTRLLSGGTRATLTSGEGLAGPASPASYQDLGQTQASVQQPHGFGQAQGLSPASSPANTPTSQNEEPIRLPDVDPKLFNIFLRWGYGNAFALSGNTGSFRLPAPYEDSEGESATIRDYLGVYVLGYKFECVGLRNACVDVLYDYLGPASADHVCLSMQDVAFVFENTPKESPMRRFLVAHLLFYIFCLNRRGTPLPEEWGTVLEKGDFGISWTLIRMLGDWNWAIGDNVPVMIIKPRSEFYEKTPAQMQRLHYLASVGRISSVPENSESSTNAVMIKREDGAVESVGQSGLRQAATTVQGLNGEAAQAPMTPSRGNVLPGSRVGPVRTNRRFGRGGPGGDHPAEPYHIDG; this is translated from the exons ATGCCTCGCCCAGCGGCTAACTTTTTCGACCCCAGTTGGTTCGCCGGCCGGATCGTGACCATCTACCTTGGTCCTGATCTCCAGGCGCGGAACGTTCACGAGAAATTGCTGACGCAGAATTCACCCTTCTTTACCCGCTTGCTTAGTGGCGGAACACGTGCGACGCTCACTTCTGGCGAGGGCCTTGCTGGTCCCGCCTCGCCTGCCAGCTATCAGGATCTCGGCCAGACTCAGGCCTCTGTTCAGCAGCCTCATGGTTTTGGTCAGGCTCAGGGTCTTAGTCCAGCCTCCAGTCCTGCCAACACTCCTACTTCACAGAATGAGGAACCCATCAGACTTCCTGATGTCGACCCCAAGCTCTTCAACATCTTTCTGCGTTGGGGCTATGGCAATGCTTTTGCTCTCTCTGGCAACACGGGCTCGTTTCGGCTCCCGGCTCCTTACGAAGATTCTGAAGGGGAGAGTGCCACTATCCGTGATTA CCTCGGTGTCTACGTTCTCGGCTACAAATTCGAGTGCGTCGGCCTCCGCAACGCCTGCGTTGATGTCCTCTACGATTACCTGGGCCCTGCCTCTGCCGATCACGTCTGTCTCAGCATGCAGGACGTCGCCTTTGTCTTTGAGAACACCCCCAAGGAATCCCCCATGCGACGCTTCCTCGTtgcccacctcctcttctacATCTTTTGCCTCAACCGCCGGGGCACACCCCTCCCAGAGGAATGGGGCACCGTCCTTGAGAAGGGGGACTTTGGGATCTCCTGGACTTTGATCCGCATGCTGGGTGACTGGAACTGGGCCATAGGTGACAATGTTCCGGTAATGATCATCAAGCCGCGCTCCGAGTTTTATGAGAAGACGCCCGCCCAGATGCAGAGGCTGCATTACCTTGCGAGTGTGGGACGCATAAGCAGTGTGCCGGAGAATAGCGAGAGCAGCACCAATGCTGTGATGAtcaagagggaggatggggcGGTTGAGAGTGTTGGTCAGTCGGGTCTTCGACAGGCTGCCACGACGGTTCAGGGCTTGAATGGGGAGGCTGCTCAGGCTCCGATGACGCCTTCTCGGGGCAACGTCCTTCCTGGGTCGAGGGTTGGTCCTGTTCGGACTAATCGCAGGTTTGGCCGTGGTGGTCCTGGGGGGGATCACCCTGCTGAGCCGTACCATATTGATGGTTGA
- a CDS encoding hypothetical protein (COG:S; EggNog:ENOG503P378), with translation MSSYYQLHQQHPTPATAPAVSHTHHGGRNRRAPRLSVSQHPQKQFRGVRSMKELTESVNLSSFRSRFEACRSFDLEDDMEFCPGLLTETDLVSINSSSSERSSLASNSPQGSPTQQPIQVAHYPVQTGSPVYAPPYQSHSSNLKIHQPAATRARNAIPIVNPATGITMSSPPPSVSPARMQPQNIGRRW, from the exons ATGTCTTCCTACTATCAATTGCACCAGCAGCATCCAACACCTGCCACAGCCCCTGCCGTCTCGCACACGCACCATGGCGGCCGCAACCGAAGAGCCCCCAGGTTATCGGTCTCGCAGCATCCCCAGAAGCAGTTTCGCGGTGTGCGTAGCATGAAGGAGTTGACCGAGTCGGTAAACCTGTCTAGCTTTCGGTCAAGGTTCGAGGCCTGCCGGTCCTTTGATCTGGAAGACGACATGGAGTTCTGCCCAGGCCTGTTGACCGAGACTGAT CTCGTGTCGATAAACAGCTCGTCTTCGGAGCGTTCTTCGCTGGCAAGCAACTCACCCCAAGGGTCTCCCACTCAGCAGCCCATCCAGGTCGCCCACTACCCTGTCCAGACCGGCTCGCCAGTGTATGCTCCTCCATATCAAAGCCACTCTAGCAACCTCAAGATCCACCAGCCTGCCGCTACCCGCGCCCGCAACGCCATCCCCATCGTCAACCCTGCTACCGGCATTACCATGTCGAGCCCACCTCCTTCGGTCTCTCCTGCCCGGATGCAGCCGCAAAACATCGGCCGGCGGTGGTAA